The stretch of DNA TATGGCAATAAGCAGCGAGGTAAAAGCCACAATCAGGGTCAGACCGAGATTGATTTTGGTCCTGAATTTCAAGCGGGAGAATAAATCCGTCATTTTACCCCTCCTTCATCCAGTCCCAACATTTTCGTAAGTCTGCGTACAGAATCATAATCGCTGTCTTCTGCCGGGATAATGCCGCGCATTCCGGCCTGATAAAGAATGGAAGCCTGATCCGGGTTGTCCATGGACATGGAGAACATACTGTATTTGATTTTATTAACCACCTTTTCGGAAAGCCCTTTACGTGCGGCATAGACCCAGCCCGGAAAAGATTCTGTTTCCGCAATGATTCTTATTTTATCAATGTTGATTTTGTCCCGGACCACGTTCAGGGTGCCTTCGCGGATGGAGGCGAAATCATATTTTCCGGCATAGACGGCCAGTACGGCTTTTTCCTGCTTGCCGCCCGGACCGGGGGCAAATGAAATTTCCTTGAATTCAGATTCCTTGATTCCATGTTTGAGAAACAGGCCCAGCGGAAAGAGGTAGCCTCCGGCGGAAAGCGGGTCCACGGCAATCCATGTTTTGCCGATGCAGTCTTTGAGCCTTGTAATAGCCCGGTTGTCTTTGCGGGTGATGATCTGGCCCCGGAAAGTGGGGCTGCCGGAAGGTTCGATGATTCTTGCAAAAGCACGGGCACCGCTTCTGGCGATTTCCACGTAGGTCATGGGGTTGGAAAAGGAAATGTCGATTTCACCGTTTTCCACCATGCGGCGGTGCTCTTCAAAGGTGTCGGGGAAAACCTGCCGGATGGTGAATCCTGATTCGCGGGACAGGTAATCAATCAGTTTACTGTGACGCAGGTAGGATACTTTATGTGAATATTGAGGCAGGTAGGCGTAAGTTATGGCCGGTCTCGGTTCGGGGACGCGGACTTCTTCGCGGATGGACATGTCCACGTGAACAATTGTTTCTTCCGGCTGCGATCCGAAGAAGTACAAGGCGGCCCCGGCCAGAAGAAGTATCGCAGGAAGAGTATATCTGAGCTTGAACATGAATTCTCCGCTGAAAGGGGAAGCTGTGCTGCGGAGAAGTTCTTGCGGAATTAAGCTTTGCTTTCAAGCCCGGCAGGGGCGTCAGGAGCATCCTTTAATTCAGGCTCCTGCGTCAGCTCATCCCAAGAAGTCATCTCTCCGGCTTTTATAGCGTCTTCCGCTCTCATGTCGTCTATTTTTTTCAGAACCGGTATGTATGATCTTACCTTAGAAAAGCCGTAGCGTACAATAATATATGATAAAATAAAAACAAAGGAGTAGCCGAGCCCGAATTCAATATAAGGCACTGTGTGGATATCGATTCCGGCAAAGCGGGATTGCAGCCAGCCCATGGCAAAAGGCACAGGCCAGAGCGAAACTGCAAAAAGCGCGGCATGGGAAAAGAAGACTTTCCCGAAATATTCATTGGCCCATTTG from Desulfovibrio sp. JC010 encodes:
- a CDS encoding phosphate/phosphite/phosphonate ABC transporter substrate-binding protein, with translation MFKLRYTLPAILLLAGAALYFFGSQPEETIVHVDMSIREEVRVPEPRPAITYAYLPQYSHKVSYLRHSKLIDYLSRESGFTIRQVFPDTFEEHRRMVENGEIDISFSNPMTYVEIARSGARAFARIIEPSGSPTFRGQIITRKDNRAITRLKDCIGKTWIAVDPLSAGGYLFPLGLFLKHGIKESEFKEISFAPGPGGKQEKAVLAVYAGKYDFASIREGTLNVVRDKINIDKIRIIAETESFPGWVYAARKGLSEKVVNKIKYSMFSMSMDNPDQASILYQAGMRGIIPAEDSDYDSVRRLTKMLGLDEGGVK